The genomic window ATTCCGGTGGTCCGGCATCGGACGGTCGATCGACTTGTGCACACCCGATGAAAGGCCAATGAACAATGACGCATGTCAACCGTCCCAACAGCAATGTCATTCAATTGACACCGAAGCGGCAGCAACGGATCAACGGCCCTGTATCGAAAGGGCCCAGCGACCGGGAAACCCGGATCATCGCCATTACCAGCGGCAAGGGTGGGGTGGGTAAAACGAATATCGTGGCCAATCTCGGAATATCCATGGTCAAGCTCGGCAAGAAAGTCATGATTCTCGATGCAGACATGGGCCTTGGCAATCTCGACATCCTGTTGGGAATTTCGCCCAAATACAATCTGAGTCATGTGGCGCTCGGTGAAAAACGTTTTTCGGACATCATTGTCGAAGGACCGGGCAACATTCGAATCCTGCCCGCGGCATCCGGTATTCAGGAGCTTTCCCAGCTTTCGAAGGCCCAGACTGCCCACCTGCTTTCCGAACTTTATCGGGTTCTCGATCCCGTCGATATCCTGCTGATCGATACGGCAGCGGGGATCAGCTCCAATGTGCTGCATTTCAATGCCATTTCCCAGGAAATTATCATCGTTACCAGCCCGGAACCTACTGCAATCACGGATGCGTACGCCATCATGAAGATACTCTCCCTTCAGTACGGCGCCAAATCCTTCCGGCTACTGGTGAACATGGTCAACGATATCCAGGAAGCCCATGAAGTGTATCGACAGCTTTCTCTCGTGGCGGAACGCTTTTTGGATATTCATATCGAATATCTCGGCCATGTGTTTTTCGATCGGAACGTTGTTCGAGGCGTCAAGCTGCAGCAGGTGGTCACCATTTCCAATCCAACGACCATGGCCAGCCGTTGCTATGAATCGCTGGCTGCGAAGATTCTGGAAACCAGTGAGTTGTCTTTCCCGTTGCGGGATGCAAAAGGATTTTTGAAACACCTGATTTCAAACAAAATGGATTTCAGCCAGTCATGAGTTACGCAGCCGTCATGAATCTAAACCGTTATGTCGATATGTCCATGAACCGGGACAGGCTTGTGGAGACCTATCTTCCGCTCGTCAAGCGGATCGTCCAGCGGATTGCCTGCAGACTGCCCGCTTGCGTGGATGTGGATGATCTGTTCCATGCGGGTATTCTCGGTTTGATCCAGGCGATCGATCATTATGATCCTTCCCGGGAAAGCAGGTTGGCTACCTATGCGAGCTTTCGGATCAAGGGTGCGGTCCTGAGCGAACTGAGGTCTCGTGACGTGATCTCGCGGACGAACCGGCGAAAGGTGCGGGTATATGATGAAACCCGGGAGCGATTGAGCCATGAGCTGGGGCGGGACCCGGAGGATGAGGAGATTGCCCGGGCCATGGGGATCGACATTCAGGAGTTGGATGCCGTCTGCCAGCAGGCGGCTGTTTCCG from Desulfatirhabdium butyrativorans DSM 18734 includes these protein-coding regions:
- a CDS encoding MinD/ParA family protein, producing MTHVNRPNSNVIQLTPKRQQRINGPVSKGPSDRETRIIAITSGKGGVGKTNIVANLGISMVKLGKKVMILDADMGLGNLDILLGISPKYNLSHVALGEKRFSDIIVEGPGNIRILPAASGIQELSQLSKAQTAHLLSELYRVLDPVDILLIDTAAGISSNVLHFNAISQEIIIVTSPEPTAITDAYAIMKILSLQYGAKSFRLLVNMVNDIQEAHEVYRQLSLVAERFLDIHIEYLGHVFFDRNVVRGVKLQQVVTISNPTTMASRCYESLAAKILETSELSFPLRDAKGFLKHLISNKMDFSQS
- a CDS encoding FliA/WhiG family RNA polymerase sigma factor; the protein is MSYAAVMNLNRYVDMSMNRDRLVETYLPLVKRIVQRIACRLPACVDVDDLFHAGILGLIQAIDHYDPSRESRLATYASFRIKGAVLSELRSRDVISRTNRRKVRVYDETRERLSHELGRDPEDEEIARAMGIDIQELDAVCQQAAVSVMSLEELGVEADEMKDMSLSGIRDPREIDPEMEIRKKELKRLLAEAVRSLSHREQTVLSLYYVEELTLKEIGKVLDLTESRICQIHSQALSKLRQAMRKNGAME